The sequence TTACTCAAATTTAGATCTATCCACTTGGAACACCTAGCATGCTTTTTTCTGCCAATTGTAAGCAGGACCACAGTTGTATCTGAGCAAACTATTTTTTCATGGTGGCTTTTTATGCCTCGGCCCTGACTTACTTTAGTTTGAGCTTGGTCCCCAATGACCAAAGGTCCACTTAAGTCATAGTTTTTTAATAAACTAAACCTTCTGTTTGTGTCATATTGTTCTTGTGGAAATAAGAGATTCCCAGCAGTGCTAATGACTTTTTTTCTGCTCAGGCTTTGTGATGGACAACCACCTGAATAGACACACTTATGGGTTTATCCAGAGTCGTCTTGTACCGTTCTACCTCCACTTGGGTTCAGCTTGTGCCTTCTTTAACCTCACTATCTACGCTGTGTATCATCCCAGCGACCTGCTGGACGAAAGAGAAGCATTTCAGGTGTGTTGCTTGTTCCaaaacataaaatcacataaaaccaaTTTCTGAATATCTTTTGAATCTCTGACTCTTCTGTCCCCACCAGATCTTCATTTTCTTTGTGTCGGTGACAGTTTCAGCTGTCAACGCTCAGTGGTTTGGACAAATGACATCAGAGATCATGGCAGATATGCACCTGATCGAGCAGGCGTGCGGATTGGGACAGGACATCGGCTTGTCATCGAACCGCGAAGCTTACGCCAAGCTGTGTGAGACAGATGTGAAATACAGACACCTGAGCAGTCGTCTGTGGCTGTACAGACTGCTGTCCTCCCTCTGTAACCTCTGCTGCATCGGCTGCAACTTCTACAGTCTCTGTTACATGGCTGAGAACCTCAGCAAACTTTAAACTGACAGAGAGCAGCTGGACTGTTACATCTCTGCATAATAGTCACTCCCATTTCACCCCTATAAACTTAAGTCCTTCTATTTTTTGTATTGAAGCAATAAGTTATACATTTAATACTtatatctttctctctctgtctttaagttatgagataaaaagtaagGTAAGCTTCATGTGCCTTGGGGATTCATATAATGGTGCAGCTGCCAATAAAATCAGGGTCACTAAAGCTGCATGTCTCTGCTAAAGGTTGTAGGAAGACAAATCAGTTGCAATGAGTAATGCCTCACCTTTCACCTAGTTTGGCTGTGGCGGCTGACTGCCTTGATATTTCCCTTCACCAATATAAATGTGGCACCTTTCAGGAATCTGGAACATGAGGGACGTTTAAAAAGACCTTGTAATGCAGTACCAGACACCTTTTGAgaaaataaatagccaaatatgTTGCATCTTTTTTATCTTATTTAGCAAAAGAGAGGCACATTTATGTCATGCGGCTCGGTCCTGCGCCTCCTGTTTGTGTgcggtttgaaaacgtaacgGTGTAGTGGCGCAGGTTTGTCTGGCTCACCTGAAGAGCCGCCATAAAGGGAAATGTTACCTGTCTTTAGCTCTCCTAGCTGCTAGAAAGAGAAGGGTTCAAACCTTTTTATTATGTGGTATTACTGCTTTAGaccaacacaaacacacttgcaccaaaagttatttatttgtttattggaATTTGGATTTGTTGGTGTTTATCTAATGTTTCAGTGTATTGCTTTGTAAATTATGCATTGGTGTAAATGCCATACGTTTTTTTGGGTTGCCGCACAGGTTAGTCTAGTTTTGTTGAGACTTACTGAGATGATGTGGGTCTATTTCAACCAAATACCTGTagtgataataataatagtatggAGATCCCAGAAAAACTTATTTTCTGAACTTCTTTTGCTTTCCTCTACAATACCACTTTGCGTTCCTTCCAGGGCTCTTTAGAAATGACCTGAATTACATCTCTGCACTCAGCCCTTCTAACTAATAAACCcatatctttatattttaaagatTTACAAAGCCGTCGGATATTTATCTTTAATTCCTCAAGTGTGTTTAGCTTTGTTCTCGAACCACTCCACATAGCGTGAGTCTGAATATGTTCGAACAGCTGTGGGGAAAATGATGCAGCCATGATAAGAATTGAagccaaatccttttttttgaTTAGTAGTACTGGCACATGAGTGTTCTGTGCTGTACACTTCTCAGGTGTCACCactttttttttgtcaaagcttGAATATCTTTCTATCATGTTTGTTTTGTGCACAGATCTGTGGTCTCATGATGTAAACAAAGCTCTCCATGTATGATGAACTCTCCTTGTTGTATCTGCTTTTAGGTTCTTCTATCGATTTGTCCTGTTTTTCTAGTGTTTTATGCGTAAACAATGCAATATTTACTGATTTTAAACTGTAcacatccttttttattgtttccCGTTAACTCACCCAGTTtcaattaatataacatttgaaTGCAAATCAATTGACAATTTTGTGCAAAACACAAAagctatatattttttaagtttcgaagatatttttcttttaatctttGGACACTTATGCCAGTTTTTTCATGTATTTGTGGTAATGGGTTATGTTGTGTAATGCTGAATGTAAGTCGAGTAAAGCAGTACGGCACAGTGGAAACACGGTATAAGTAACTTAAAGACCAGTGAGGACAGACACCATGAGCTGTAATTAATGTATAATATtaggtagggttgggtatcgtttgaatttccacgattccgattccgattctacttttcgattccggttcttaacggttctcgattccgattctttgaggggcagggtaaaaaaatgatacatgcttcttccaccaaaaaaattacatttattcgagaaacttttacacaggttattttaaagtaatattcacattaatcagtctgtttatattcactgctatgtaactttaacctgagaacccctgaagctacaacagttcaacttttaaaaacagttcttgttgagaaaaacaagcatatctgccttctcaggcataccgggaagaaatgtttgaacattttgaagtaaaatgcttcaatctggtgcacacgcagaattactagagactagatctagggggtacaactccaaacacccatatgaaaaagatcggtttacatttgaataattaaataacaaatagcctacatgtaatgcattttatttttgttgttcattcatatcttattttactattttatttatgcatatttttttatctctccagtttaaaacgatatgtctggtttactgtcctatagtatacattggaatgatttcaaacctgttttatcccaataattataaaggagtgccttggaaatatgtgtttacataaattgtgatcaaaacgtttgagacccact is a genomic window of Pseudochaenichthys georgianus chromosome 4, fPseGeo1.2, whole genome shotgun sequence containing:
- the LOC117445965 gene encoding transmembrane protein 205; translated protein: MSTDTEPTLTVKLLQLVLLSSYWGMQIWVTFISSFVMDNHLNRHTYGFIQSRLVPFYLHLGSACAFFNLTIYAVYHPSDLLDEREAFQIFIFFVSVTVSAVNAQWFGQMTSEIMADMHLIEQACGLGQDIGLSSNREAYAKLCETDVKYRHLSSRLWLYRLLSSLCNLCCIGCNFYSLCYMAENLSKL